The Mytilus galloprovincialis chromosome 3, xbMytGall1.hap1.1, whole genome shotgun sequence genomic interval TGATTTTTGTTTCATAGGGTAGGTCATAATTATTTTCCTGAATAGATCTAATTTCCATggttataaaatattaatttgatgTTTGTTGACTCTAATTTCTATTAACAAGTTGCATAAAACAATCATAAAAATCTACTGAACAATTAGCTGTTCTGATGATTATAATGTAAGGAGAGCttaattcacatttatatattAACAATGTATGTTCTATCACACAGATCAAGAGTTCCTTCCCTTATCAATCCTGAAATTTTCTAATATATAAAACAGTAAGAATCCTGTTATATGATATGATTAATGTGTAGCTTTTGACTTTGATTTTCCTGTAGCAGATTTCTTGTCTTTCTTTTTCAATCCATCCATATTTCCTTTCAACAAGTTAGCATAAGCCtgcaaaataatattcatttgttaaaacatTGGACCATATATCCTGTTCATatcatatatatgaatataaaatccattatatttatattaacaatagtTTAAATAAAGCatcaatgaaaaagaaaagaacaataatttgaacttgatctgtgttttgtggtaataattattatgtataaatttcataacatttggttatgGTAAACTAAAATGAAAGAATAGAAACAAAATATTcagtaatttttccatttgtaaagcgGCATAACTATTCAACAATAAAAGTGACGTccctaaaattcaaacttgatctgtgttttgtggatGTGATTATATTgattataagtttcataatattttggTTGTGGCAAAAAAGTTAAAGAACGTtaaccaattttgggacgtatGTACATACcatttgaaatttgttaacaTCCTTTTGACTgacctgaaatatatataaacagcATTAAAATgagacaaatacatgtatgtccaCCTTAAATGCAATGAATTGTGAACATATATTTCAACAATACCAGAATTGAATTAATGGTGGCATTGAAAtactataaacaaatatatcagcACTAATAGTTTTACAGTTAGCTTTATCTTGTTGGTTTTGTGTCAATTGCATTTAGTGATTTCCTATTAAACACATGTTAAAGCTGaagtatttatataaaagaagatcCTGGTTGGATATATTAACCATgttttatatttgtgttattttttcttCCAAGAAAGTCAGGTGAAGAAAATCCtcaaaaaataatgattaaatgAAATTGGTCGTAACACACAAATGTTCACCTACTAATTTAACCATGTATGATACATATGATAAAATAGTAAGTTTTATATCAATTAGAGATGTGAGATTTAATCTGATTGACAAAAGCCTACTAAAAAGTATTATTTTCCATGCTATTCATCTTAACTTATATTACTGAAATTTTGTGAGTGTGCATGTTTTATGTGGTATTTATGATAGGGGTTCAtcaagatataaaataaaatgcatgtataGACATATGTGTGCATTTCAAATATTTGTGACAAGAAATCTTTAATGTTTCAGACTTTTCTCTTGTTTATTCAGTGATTCCTTAGGTCTAATGCTTAATTGGATATTTGGTCAAATgacatgttatttttttcattacttaAACAACCTGTAAATGTCTACCAGCCTTCATGTACATAATGAGTAACATCCAGTCATGACCGTTCCGTACAAAAGTGTTAATAATTCTATTAAACATAGTCATTACTTACCACTGTACTAAGTTTTTTATTTCCCAATGAGGCTCtgattaaacatttaaattctgTTGGATCTGGGAGATTTCCTTTTCTAGGCTGTGGCTTTGTATGACCATCCCCTTAAAAGATCAAAATTATTTCTACAATATACTGTGAAGGTATTTGTGGGAATCCATTTtgcttgatttttaaaatttccttAGTTTGAGGATATTTGAATCCTGGATTATTAGAGCATTTTAGTTTTAAATGGAAATGTTACATTTGGAAGTTGATTTTGTGATTGAACCAAATcacaaaaaccatgaaaaattagtaacaaaagaaaaaagtaCTTTCACATACATGTAACAAGGAATTTTTTAAATCTGTAACGATTTGATTTCTGGAAAATTGATAcgaaataaataatgaaaactaAGCAAACTAATGAGGGTTTATCCAGGTgcaaggttaaggttaatttacaTTTATCAGATATTTCAGTATGAATTAACTAACTCCCTTAGCCATGTATGAATGGCTAACCCTCCTAAATTGGGTTTATCTTCTTGTGAttgtcccaagccaggagtctGTAGTCTATAAGTTtgccatttttgtttttcatttgatcaTGTTAAGTGTATCAGCTTTAATAAAGACCTCTAGTTTTTTCTCTCTGCTGTAATGATTTAATGATTCACCTTTTGTATTTCATAGTTAAATCATGGGCATTTTATAGCATTCTACAGTTAAGGATTTGCTCATTATTAAAGGTCTTATGATGACCTGTTATCAATTCACATCTTTGTCTTGTGATATGTTGGCCATGGTTGATAGTTGCCTCATTTTCAATCAAACCATGGGTTTTGTATATGTAATGCATGTTATTATTGCTTTTATGTTTTTTGTATGTTTCTATAGTCAGTCAAAGCTGTTTCAAGCCTGTGTTGTCATGGTTGTatagtttaataataaaaaaaaatttaatcttaCCCTAAATGAATTGTTAAGTTTCCTAtttcaaaaatggaaaattataaataaatattgactTTTGAACCCTCCTTTCACAATTCCCAGTAAAGATGAATATTTGTTAAACTTACATCTTTTCATTGTTAACATCAATGAACCAGAGGATTTTCCTTTCTGAAACATTTTTGTCAGTTCtgttaaaaactgaaaaaaaattcaaatacaacATGTACTCATTTAGAACATTTTGTAGATTATTTCATAATATCTGGTAAGAAAATGGATTACTCAAATTTATAACACTAGTACTGTATAACATAAAGTTTGGTGCAATTACAATATCAGGTAATGACAGTAACATGTATTGCCATGCCTTAATTTTAGCCAATAAGAAGCTGAACCTTAAAATACATGTAGAGACAATATTTTGAAAAGGATACCCATTTTACAATTTTTCCATAACATTGACAGTGGTGCTTTCTGAAGACTTAAAAAAGTATGCACATTTCTATGCTATTTTAAGCCTTGAACCTTCCTAACCAAACATGATAACAATCGGAACACACTTATTCATTCAGCTTATTTGAATCGTAAATGAACCAGGTGTTCCCATGGTCATTTCCATGTAATTTGCATAAATCAGCTCCCATAATGCATTGTGTCTTACGTTTTTTTGGGGTTATGTGACAATCTTTCAAAATGATAGATAAAATGTTGGAATTGATGGGTCACTGAGAAAATTGTCCAAATTActcttttaatcttttaaatgtcTCTGGCAAATTTCAAAGAAAagtatgtaaaaaacatttattaGGCTTAGACCAGCATCTCAAAAATCTTAAGGTCTACAACATAAACTTTACTCACAACACTAAAAAACAAATGACAGTCACAATACAAGTTCATGCAACTTATTCAAACAGAAGGTACAAAAACCTATCTTTCAAAAAACCTGCCTTACACACCCTTTAAATTctgaataaaaatttaatttgaagAAAATAGAGCTGGATGGGTTGGTATTTCAAGAATTATAAATTTAAGTCAATCGATACgtcattttcataaaaattacGACCTGTTCAGAGAAAGTTCAGAAAACTCATTTAGAAGAATGACCATGATGACCATATGAATATAGTGATTTGAAAATTAACCTTCACCGAGTAGAAATTAATAGTAGGACCAATTGAAATGGACCACCTAGGTAAAATGTAAATTTCACTCACTGAATGAGAATAAATTATGCATGTAGAACCAGCAGTGAGCACTAAGGAAAAGTAAATGCTAATAGTTATAGAAAACAAATAAACGATAATTGAATTCTAACTATgcatttttagaataaaaattttCTGTTAGATTATGAGAAAAAAGGGGTGGCAGGCAGATGAAACTTAGTCTTATATGtacataaatgaaaaatgaaaaaaaagaggCACAATTTACTTCGTACAAATGACAgacagatttctcttgtcaaaagggatttatatttatattgcaataaattattcagatggaggtacattcagtttagattatatttctcATTCTTTGAGCATTTtgagtttaatcaaaattctcccaacagCAACATACTTCCTGActtcataccaaatatagttatcttattacttataataagagagaatttaacattataaaaaatcttaactttttaaatgaggtcaaggacattggacatgtgattGACGGAaccttcataacatgaggcatccatatacaaagtatgaagcatccaggtctttcaccttctaaaataaaaagcttttaaGAAGATAGCTAACGCTGTCAACGCCACTGTAgtcgccgccggatcactatccctatgtcaagctttctgcgacaaaagttgcaggctcgacaaaaattcaataaaaaaaaaaaaaagaaaaaaaaagggaaaatttccagaaattttcattgtacagtacagcctgtgacattctcttatgtccaccctcttgcatggtcaacatccaatggtggccatttattggggtattcaatcttgagatgttggccatttattggggtcataaaacataggttgatgttttatctaataatgttacctgttgtaatcaatcagggttgaagttttcaacttgtatgtttctttaaaatttacctgtacaggtaacttaggtttctttcaaaatttacatttcacctttttttgaaaatgtagaataagacattgttttagtctttgttaattaatattatttttgatttttctgtcttttgaattttttcaaatttattttttttatttgtttttattcatttttgtatgatttttttcttattcttttaatgtCTTCTTAGTAAGAATCTTGAGAAGAAGAAAGACAAAAATGTCAAAGATAAAGTTATTGACTAGCATTTGAAAGACAACAgactttaattaatttttttcaaaagtaaaaaaaaaattaatgtacatgatgttcattgtatttaattgtttatttgcattatttaatgaattatcattaataataactaataatcaagaaatgatatttttaaagaaaccatgaaggaagtaatttttagcaagcctgttttttaacaaaataaaatgatcagaCAATATCAATCctcttataatatttttttatttataacatcTATTATTATTCAGAAAAACTACAAATATCATTATACGGTTTTAATAGGAAAAAGctatttttgtctatctttttttttttaaatctgaaatcagGAGTTAACATAATGGACATttgaagagacttattttccaaaaaaatatttaaagaaaaaaaactgcCTTGCTTTGCCTTTTTGAAACAAAtgtgaacttattaaatatgacATTTTCAGTTTGGCTAATATCTGtcagttaaaagccaaaatttgacaaaatacactTATATTATATAGATGGTTACACTTTTATCATTTTATGgtctattaattaaatcatttttttctgtgtacatttatattgttgaAAGTGCTGGACTCAGGTATGATACATATTCTtggtatacatttgtaaatatttccCTAAACCCAGGCCTTTTAGATAAAGTTAACAATTTCAGGGACTGGAATGAAATAAGACTTTAAAACCCTTGATGAAAaatcaatttcaagaaaaatataagaacatttttgaaaatagatttaagaataaaaactttggtaaaaacTGTATACTCAAATGTGTCACATAGAGAGTTAGTggtcataatttagaaatagaaaatagtggacAATATAAAATTCCTAGAAAAGATAGAATATGTAAACTGTGCCACTTGCTGGACAATGAAGACCACTCCTtccttaattgtaaaattaacaaaataaaattgtttaccttCTCATAATATTGTCTCTTACCCAAGAACAAAAAGTGAAAGAAATGCTAAACCTTTTAATTTATTACAtgaatatgttgaaaatattggCTCCCTTATAAAATAGTTTTTATTAGAACTAAGGGcagaaacctaaaaaaaaatccatgtgtttaaatttcttatagaattgttaattctttgcattataattgtttttttgtccaCAAACTAAATACcatatgtttatatgacaatacaaatattatcaaattttgttgaataatgaatattttgaatatatttattcaatagagaaataagaaattgcctaaattttatttagaataagttctaaagacaatctttaacatttgtaaaacagtATTGAATGCAGATAAGTCTATCTACTACAATTTAAgtataaatcattttgatttaagaaaattaatttgagaaacaacttttcaatagaaaaaggcaggcattgggaaagtttgcattatattagaagatggtattcatttattcttcacttaccataaagtacatgtaaacaagaacttaaattgattaaaaaggtataatgtcaaaacaaatagtcatgagtcaaattaaaaaaaatcagctatttATTCAACtagttatattatttcattttatttttgaattttcttctcaTAATCACAGTCATTAAATTtcacaaacacatacatgtatattttacctgagacacatgacctgtaagttatataattttaacacttcaatgcagtcaagatttccctttatccttgactagtttttgattaatACCATGTGTATTAATTAAGCGACAGGGGGTATAATGATGGACATATAGGGCCACCATGGTGTACTGTACTACCATGACTACTGAACtcaaaatcattaactttttttttgtcatatattttactagacttataaatatatattttactcaaaatcTCACGACAAAGCGACCTAATAAGGAAGTTAAAATCTGCACAGATGcaggaataaaaaaaagtgacaaaaaaataattttgaattagaaaaatatcttctACTGGACcttaataaaagtgttatttcTAAAATGGTAAAAACCAGAATTAGTAATAGTAAATTACTTACAGAAGTTGGTAGATATGCTAGAACACCTTTAGAACAGAGAATTTGTCCAATTTTTAAGGATGGAATTGAAGATGAGTTCCATTTTCTCATTCAATATAAAGCGTGTTAGAACTTAATAGAAATGTAATTTAAGTGATATAGTTCCTTCTTTTGTTGATATGTGTGAACAAGATAAGTTTAGTTTTATTTGAAAAGTAATGATACGGACATTAATACTGTAAGTGTAGCTGGAATAAGCGATATACATGatttgaacattcatttaaagcaaacataatgttgttaagagcttttatagtattaaagctgattgtaagggacgacatcaaaagttcaataaaGGATATAaaaacttaatcatgttaattcacatagttttttcactgacccgccaccccccccccccctcttaacttaatttgggaaaattgattgacccaaAGGGATATacgtaaaaatcaatgtcggataaccaaatcttgcaggcGTTCaacccccaccccaaactatttgaattaagttttttatcttacattgatcttttgatgtcgtccctaatagcttgaattaataatattcaatattataTTGTATGAATAACACTTCCACgcaaagtaaatataaaatatgtatctcttatcatcatcattgagaaaatatgtttggttgttttttgttttgtttatatacagACTTTGTCCCCTTTAACAgataatgcctgcctcatatcatggaagtaatattggaAGGAATAACATCGTCGTCACTTCAAAGGTTTCATCTGCGTTACCGCCCATCTTTCAATAACTCGTTAATTGGTTCAATATCTGGCATGGAAGTTTATTCTCCGCATGTGATCGATCAAATCACTGACACTTATCGGTCATTTTCGTGTTCTATTCATATTGTGAAATCCATTACTCGGAAGAGGTGTGCCTACACTGGCAGAATTTATATAACAGATTACAGATTACAGTTCACGGAGAACTACGAACAGACAAGTTTTTGTCGAATATACATGCGAAGTAACCCGAATAGTCCATTCGTTACATTCCGTTGATGTACGCTGCCGAAAAGAGTCattcgttcaatttttattttagtccaaTTTTTCCCTATTTTTGGTTAGTTTGAACTTAATAGTTAAAACCGACAGCTATCACATACGAAATTGGAGAACAAAGTtgtgtcatttcaattttaaaatttacagacaATTAAAAAACCATTTCCGTATAAAGTTAAGAACTTCAAGATGACTGTACAAAAAATACGTTTGGACACCctttattaaatacgaaaaatctaaTTCTCTCGTGTATTTATAGtcaattaaattattaacaattctaaacggttctatccttcaatttaagttcttgatacataaactaatttgtgtaaaaatgaaTTTACCGTAAGACAGATAGATGCAAGCCCATTTCGtcggtttgttatattttttgctgtatagcttattatattaatacaagcattccacaataaacactttttaaatatatatttacgaaaatattatccccgttttagttgtccagtttcaataatgcaatcaatgacatttatgacatatacataaatttagaatacttgaaagtaaatattatttcattcaatCTCGATAAACTTTTgcacatttcaacagtaaaaaaatctatgcctacatttgcctacattattttgttaaacatcatgtgaaacctgatcgattcatcggtatttaactgtttaactcgggatccgcttttaaccggaaaatacttttagaacagtttaaaacaaacggtaaaaagcaaaaatatgctaaattaaatacaattttccatgttaaactgctgtagtttgaacaattctcgtccgtttttcaagtttttttcacCATTCGATTTCTTTCTAAAGGTAGATATTCTATGTGATACAGCGCTACCCTGTTATTAATAAACTAGGGATTTCCCACAGGTGCGCTATAATTACCGGACTCGATAAAACCATGTGACTGATAAGAAATTCCAGATGCCTTTTACAACCGCGGTAACGCAGATAGTAACCAAAGGCGTCTTACCGCTGAGACTATAATTGGATGAAATCGTATGACTTTAGCACAGAGCTCAGCATGCTATAAATACATGCTAATTAGTCGTTgttattccttctaaatattacttccatgctcataTTAATAAATAATGCCCATGTATTCTGCAGACGTGCCGGATTCAAGTAATGTGGttaacttatgagtttgactaaaaaaaaatatgacttgtgtacatacatgacataaaatatggttgAACTTTACTGACTTTGTAAGTTTGTTCATGTTTTTACACTCGTAAatctaaagaagaaaaaatagcGACATTATTAAAAGTAGTTTTAAATGTACGAATTTCGACAAAATAACTAAATATTCCTTAATCAGTGTGTACAAATGGTGTATTACCGTATCGTTTTCCAGCAACATCTTGTACTTTTGACAGGCGACTGCGTGGATAGATCTTCTGTTTAAAGTTACAAAAGCTAGTTTTATGCCGCTGGCCAAACCGACAATGTAAAACCAATTTTGATTGGACCAAATGCACGAAATTAGGAGAATTACccaatcaaattatatttttctctcATAAACCCGGTAAATTTGAGGCTGAAAAGACACATGAAATGAGTGATCAAGAGAATATAACTGAAGATGAAGCTGCATTATATGATAGACAGATTCGCCTTTGGGGTTTAGATGCCCAGAAACGGTATTATAAATGCTATCACATTATAATAATGTTACTCTCCTTGTCTGTTCTGTTGCTTGCTTtataacgtccagtggaaaatatttcatgcatatttatatTCAGGACGATTCACAAGTGACAACCCAAATCCTAATAATTAAAAATGCTGTTAGTGGCCAATAATACACAACAATCAGAACAAAGATATGTAACCACTTTTGATTTATGTTCTTTGTCTCTGGAAAAGTTCAGTTCATCAATTTATGCACACTTTTAATATGATGTCCTTTACCAGATATATTGTAAGagtaaatttataacaaaaaagcatGACAAAttgtaatatgaggcaggcattacctgtaaaagGGGATGaagtctatattttttttcttcaaacataGTTTAAGTTCTAAATCTGTTAAAAAGCAaatggaaataccgtaacgttcctTATTTCGGTTCTGTTGTTGGGGATTTTAGTTTTGATGCTTtttagttatgacgtcatattcaatgtaaacaaagaaacgttaTCATTTTGGTAACGTTCGTTCATATCAAAGAATAATTAGAAATGAAATTGTTAGTGTGTTCCTTCCTATATTTTACTGGACTgatacatacctgccaacttttgaaaatggccATGGGGGTTTTTGTGCGCGGCACCATTTTTGAGAGTAGAATTTTTCGCGGCATTTTTTCGTGTGATGATTTGCCTCCTAAAAGTGTCTGACATACTTCTTTTTTGGGGGGTGATAGTTGAAGATGCTATTATAacctatctttttttaaattgtatgatTGTTGTATTCTTTTTGTTGAGATAAACACCAGTAAGATGACTTATGTTTGTCTGATACATTGtcaagaaataaaagaaaagtaataattttaataatttaacaaaaaaaaaaacaatatataagggtctGGAATGGGGGGGGGTCTGTTGtcctgtaaacatttaattttcaccccttttttctctaattttcaaaaaatttgaccACGCATTTctccaattttcatttttttttgcccgttattcccttatcttcattttttaagggcattatattctttaatcatttaaccccatccaaaccctcatatattatatagatcAATATCACAAGCAGTACTAGAATGTTTGGAGACATCATTAAGGCCACCGTGGTCAACTTTAAAGTCTCTGTTGCAAACTTTACAAAAGGCATGTGACAATCCTTACGTTGATTTAGACAACCAGCTCCTGTACTTGACATAATtctccacaggcacttgtttctatccattggaagacccactatcaacgtacaTCGTAGAtgtacgttgatagtgggtcttccaatggatagaaacaagtgcctgtgtaatTCTCCCATTTCTCTTAAGTATTTGCACGAAGCAACACGCTTTTTTTTCTTAGGCGGTGACAGAACTATTTTGCAAGTGATAACTCGCCCATCATGattccaatttttataaatttaacacccaagctaaaaaaaaacaactcaaaatTTCGATTCCTTGATTGTTTACTATGCCGACATTAATCAACTGGTGAATGCGTGATCCctaaattttgattggatgaaaTTTGTCAGACACGATTTGTCTCCCTTGGGAAaactttcaaaagttcaaaatcgggaacaaaaatttttttcgtgtaaattttactaaaatcgtGTTTTTTGGCTATTTTCACGATCACGATCGTTTAATCGGGACAgagggtcaaaatcgtgtagtacacgcctaaatcgtgaaagttggcaggtatgctgataaatatatatatttcactcaAAGTCTCACGACGAAAGAGATCGcaagaaggaagtagatttctgtgcAAATGTGGGAATTAAAAGATGTGAccaaaaaaaagttaatgattttgagttcattagtacaatgaaaattccccgacattttttgtttgtgtgttttttattgatttttctactgtaataggggacgaATTCAACAGGTCAATTTAACATGAAACTACAATtagagagtactcacagttactttAAGCttgttaaaagccaaaaacaattattGCAAACCCAATTGTACCTTTCCATAGTTTCACCTCATAGTttcctgtccatttaaacttaaggcagttctattgtcccattaaACAAGGCCTGAATATAAATATCATCATTTTTAGGGGtta includes:
- the LOC143067104 gene encoding signal recognition particle 14 kDa protein-like, giving the protein MLLENDTFLTELTKMFQKGKSSGSLMLTMKRWDGHTKPQPRKGNLPDPTEFKCLIRASLGNKKLSTVVSQKDVNKFQMAYANLLKGNMDGLKKKDKKSATGKSKSKATH